The Fibrobacter sp. UWB2 genome window below encodes:
- a CDS encoding manganese efflux pump MntP family protein — protein MSTIEIIVIAIVEAMDCFAVAISTGLCKSSIKRSRAVLQAVSFGVFQGGMTLLGYFLGSFAERWFNAVGTPIACAILCILGFRMIWGAIRGGEATASCAHLSLMNILLLSIATSIDAFAVGISFAFLNANMVFATSAIAIASFVMGVLGFEIGRHASKRFKTKIPEIIAGIILITIGVKMFI, from the coding sequence ATGAGTACTATAGAGATTATCGTTATCGCAATTGTCGAGGCAATGGACTGCTTTGCGGTCGCTATTTCGACCGGACTTTGCAAATCGAGCATCAAGCGTTCGCGCGCCGTGCTCCAAGCCGTTTCGTTTGGCGTTTTTCAGGGTGGCATGACTCTTCTCGGGTATTTTCTGGGTAGTTTTGCCGAGCGCTGGTTCAACGCCGTCGGAACGCCGATTGCGTGTGCCATTCTCTGCATTTTGGGATTCCGCATGATCTGGGGCGCCATTCGCGGTGGTGAAGCGACAGCCTCCTGTGCGCACTTGAGCCTCATGAACATTCTGCTTTTGTCGATTGCGACTAGCATTGACGCATTCGCTGTTGGAATTTCGTTTGCATTTTTGAACGCCAACATGGTTTTTGCAACCTCAGCCATTGCGATTGCTAGCTTTGTGATGGGCGTTCTCGGCTTTGAAATCGGGCGCCATGCCTCCAAGCGGTTCAAGACAAAAATCCCGGAGATTATCGCCGGGATTATCTTGATTACGATTGGCGTGAAGATGTTTATTTAG